In Haemorhous mexicanus isolate bHaeMex1 chromosome 6, bHaeMex1.pri, whole genome shotgun sequence, a single window of DNA contains:
- the ZC3H14 gene encoding zinc finger CCCH domain-containing protein 14 isoform X3 encodes MVMVANKKSQEQMTEDLSLFLGNNTVRFTVWLHGVLDKLRSVTTEPTSVKSSESNIFESNLPSSKSSSCVSDERRREDILPPLAVSSTRTERNDSRVSTSSQEQRNTASRQSCEDGSASRLTSTVKPLRELSPSEAVIDIKPEPDDLIDEDLNFVQENPLSRKKPIVTVTYSSSRPSAEIYRPPAVRGADGSVHVPRLSQQGSMQGSRQLDTQGCRSLETGQLCNPEAFGSLAEGHRPTSKLGADKVGSEEESSRKRRLPIVSSVVKVKKFCNDGEDEEEEEDYGLRTGSISSSVSVPAKPERRPSLPPSKQANKNLILKAISEAQESVTKTTNYSTVPQKQTVPVAPRTRISPEESQLEVIHVQNRLPVLSSQLQVEESKEQTVEEIQGIEQKELSCRLQIDPVIEDALQVSQDYCDPESLVHSDTRSFILKKPRLSEEMALQNQQLGKKGTEAVRVHSGRLIQTRDQLAQPEKPASPKFIVTLDGVPSPPGYLSDQEEEDICLMEGLKPVAQHMCAGKGLKGLRAQQMQIVTRQLENCDVEMEDLTMLQKQEKVLERCKYWPACKNGDECLYHHPTLPCKAFPNCKFADKCLFIHPNCKYDAKCTKPDCPYTHASRRTPHPSPKPAPVPTLSIPSSSPLCKFFPACKKMECPFYHPKHCRFNTQCTRPDCTFYHPTVAVPPRHALKWTRTQASE; translated from the exons ATGGTTATGGTGGCCAATAAGAAGAGTCAAGAGCAGATGACAGAAgacctttcccttttccttggaaACAATACTGTCAGGTTTACTGTCTG GCTCCATGGTGTTTTGGATAAGCTGCGATCTGTGACTACTG AACCAACCAGCGTAAAATCTTCAGAATCGAATATCTTTGAGAGCAACCTGCCTTCCAGCAAAAGCAGTTCCTGTGTGAGTGATGAGAGGAGGCGAGAGGATATCTTGCCGCCTCTTGCTGTGTCAAGCACTCGGACTGAAAGAAATGACTCCAGAGTTTCAACCAGCtcacaggagcagaggaacaCTGCTTCCAG GCAGTCTTGTGAAGATGGTTCTGCATCCCGCTTAACGTCAACGGTCAAGCCTTTGAGGGAATTGTCACCTTCTGAAGCTGTAATTGACATTAAACCTGAACCAGATGATCTAATTGATGAAGACCTAAACTTTGTGCAGGAGAATCCTTTGTCTCGGAAGAAACCTATTGTGACTGTAACTTACAGTTCCTCTCGTCCCTCCGCCGAGATCTACCGGCCACCAGCTGTCAGGGGTGCAGATGGCAGCGTTCACGTGCCCAGATTGTCACAACAGGGCAGCATGCAGGGGAGCCGCCAGTTAGACACACAAGGCTGCAGGTCTTTGGAAACAGGCCAGCTGTGCAATCCAGAAGCATTTGGCAGCTTAGCAGAAGGTCACAGACCCACCTCCAAACTCGGTGCTGATAAAGTGGGCAGTGAG GAGGAAAGCTCCAGGAAGAGACGGCTGCCCATTGTAAGCTCGGTAGTCAAAGTGAAAAAGTTCTGTAATGATGGagaagatgaagaggaagaggaagactATGGATTGCGAACAGGAAGCATCTCCAGCAGTGTGTCTGTACCTGCAAAGCCAGAAAGAAG ACCTTCATTGCCGCCTTCAAAACAGGCCAATAAGAATTTAATACTGAAAGCAATCTCTGAAGCACAGGAATCAGTTACAAAAACAACCAATTATTCCACTG TTCCACAGAAACAGACTGTTCCAGTTGCACCAAGAACTCGAATTAGCCCAGAAGAATCACAGTTAGAAGTAATTCATGTGCAAAACAGACTGCCTGTTCTGAGTTCTCAGCTTCAAGTAGAAGAGTCAAAGGAGCAGACAGTTGAAGAAATTCAAG GAATTGAACAAAAGGAGCTCTCTTGTCGGCTTCAGATTGATCCTGTGATTGAAGATGCCTTGCAAGTGTCTCAGG ATTACTGTGACCCAGAGTCTCTGGTCCACTCAGATACTCGGTCGTTTATCCTGAAGAAGCCCAGGTTATCAGAGGAGATGGCGCTGCAGAATCAGCAACTGGGAAAGAAGGGTACAGAGGCAGTGCGAGTTCACTCAGGACGTCTAATACAGACACG AGACCAGCTTGCACAGCCAGAGAAACCTGCTAGTCCCAAGTTCATTGTGACACTGGATGGCGTGCCCAGTCCACCAGGATACCTCTCTGATCAGGAAGAGGAAGACATATGTCTAATGGAAGGATTAAAGCCAGTTGCCCAGCACATGTGTGCTGGCAAAGGATTGAAAGGTCTTCGAGCACAGCAGATGCAGATTGTAACCAGGCAGCTGGAGAACTGTGATG TGGAAATGGAAGACTTAACTATGCTACAAAAGCAGGAGAAGGTGCTGGAGCGCTGCAAGTACTGGCCTGCCTGTAAAAATGGAGATGAATGTTTGTACCATCACCCCACACTACCTTGCAA AGCTTTTCCTAACTGCAAATTTGCTGATAAATGTCTGTTCATCCATCCAAACTGTAAATATGATGCGAAGTGCACTAAGCCAGACTGTCCTTACACTCACGCCAGTCGACGAACCCCCCATCCATCTCCTAAACCAG CACCCGTGCCCACATTGTCCATACCCTCCAGTAGTCCACTGTGCAAGTTTTTTCCAGCTTGTAAGAAAATGGAGTGTCCATTTTACCACCCAAAA CATTGTAGGTTTAATACACAGTGTACAAGACCAGACTGCACTTTCTACCATCCCACTGTTGCTGTACCTCCACGCCACGCCTTGAAATGGACTCGAACTCAAGCCAG tGAATGA
- the ZC3H14 gene encoding zinc finger CCCH domain-containing protein 14 isoform X1: MEIGTEISRKIRGAIKGKLQELGAYVDEELPDYIMVMVANKKSQEQMTEDLSLFLGNNTVRFTVWLHGVLDKLRSVTTEPTSVKSSESNIFESNLPSSKSSSCVSDERRREDILPPLAVSSTRTERNDSRVSTSSQEQRNTASRQSCEDGSASRLTSTVKPLRELSPSEAVIDIKPEPDDLIDEDLNFVQENPLSRKKPIVTVTYSSSRPSAEIYRPPAVRGADGSVHVPRLSQQGSMQGSRQLDTQGCRSLETGQLCNPEAFGSLAEGHRPTSKLGADKVGSEEESSRKRRLPIVSSVVKVKKFCNDGEDEEEEEDYGLRTGSISSSVSVPAKPERRPSLPPSKQANKNLILKAISEAQESVTKTTNYSTVPQKQTVPVAPRTRISPEESQLEVIHVQNRLPVLSSQLQVEESKEQTVEEIQGIEQKELSCRLQIDPVIEDALQVSQDYCDPESLVHSDTRSFILKKPRLSEEMALQNQQLGKKGTEAVRVHSGRLIQTRDQLAQPEKPASPKFIVTLDGVPSPPGYLSDQEEEDICLMEGLKPVAQHMCAGKGLKGLRAQQMQIVTRQLENCDVEMEDLTMLQKQEKVLERCKYWPACKNGDECLYHHPTLPCKAFPNCKFADKCLFIHPNCKYDAKCTKPDCPYTHASRRTPHPSPKPAPVPTLSIPSSSPLCKFFPACKKMECPFYHPKHCRFNTQCTRPDCTFYHPTVAVPPRHALKWTRTQASE, encoded by the exons ATGGAGATCGGCACCGAGATCAGCCGCAAGATCCGG gGTGCTATAAAAGGAAAgttgcaggagctgggggcttATGTTG ATGAAGAGCTCCCTGATTATATTATGGTTATGGTGGCCAATAAGAAGAGTCAAGAGCAGATGACAGAAgacctttcccttttccttggaaACAATACTGTCAGGTTTACTGTCTG GCTCCATGGTGTTTTGGATAAGCTGCGATCTGTGACTACTG AACCAACCAGCGTAAAATCTTCAGAATCGAATATCTTTGAGAGCAACCTGCCTTCCAGCAAAAGCAGTTCCTGTGTGAGTGATGAGAGGAGGCGAGAGGATATCTTGCCGCCTCTTGCTGTGTCAAGCACTCGGACTGAAAGAAATGACTCCAGAGTTTCAACCAGCtcacaggagcagaggaacaCTGCTTCCAG GCAGTCTTGTGAAGATGGTTCTGCATCCCGCTTAACGTCAACGGTCAAGCCTTTGAGGGAATTGTCACCTTCTGAAGCTGTAATTGACATTAAACCTGAACCAGATGATCTAATTGATGAAGACCTAAACTTTGTGCAGGAGAATCCTTTGTCTCGGAAGAAACCTATTGTGACTGTAACTTACAGTTCCTCTCGTCCCTCCGCCGAGATCTACCGGCCACCAGCTGTCAGGGGTGCAGATGGCAGCGTTCACGTGCCCAGATTGTCACAACAGGGCAGCATGCAGGGGAGCCGCCAGTTAGACACACAAGGCTGCAGGTCTTTGGAAACAGGCCAGCTGTGCAATCCAGAAGCATTTGGCAGCTTAGCAGAAGGTCACAGACCCACCTCCAAACTCGGTGCTGATAAAGTGGGCAGTGAG GAGGAAAGCTCCAGGAAGAGACGGCTGCCCATTGTAAGCTCGGTAGTCAAAGTGAAAAAGTTCTGTAATGATGGagaagatgaagaggaagaggaagactATGGATTGCGAACAGGAAGCATCTCCAGCAGTGTGTCTGTACCTGCAAAGCCAGAAAGAAG ACCTTCATTGCCGCCTTCAAAACAGGCCAATAAGAATTTAATACTGAAAGCAATCTCTGAAGCACAGGAATCAGTTACAAAAACAACCAATTATTCCACTG TTCCACAGAAACAGACTGTTCCAGTTGCACCAAGAACTCGAATTAGCCCAGAAGAATCACAGTTAGAAGTAATTCATGTGCAAAACAGACTGCCTGTTCTGAGTTCTCAGCTTCAAGTAGAAGAGTCAAAGGAGCAGACAGTTGAAGAAATTCAAG GAATTGAACAAAAGGAGCTCTCTTGTCGGCTTCAGATTGATCCTGTGATTGAAGATGCCTTGCAAGTGTCTCAGG ATTACTGTGACCCAGAGTCTCTGGTCCACTCAGATACTCGGTCGTTTATCCTGAAGAAGCCCAGGTTATCAGAGGAGATGGCGCTGCAGAATCAGCAACTGGGAAAGAAGGGTACAGAGGCAGTGCGAGTTCACTCAGGACGTCTAATACAGACACG AGACCAGCTTGCACAGCCAGAGAAACCTGCTAGTCCCAAGTTCATTGTGACACTGGATGGCGTGCCCAGTCCACCAGGATACCTCTCTGATCAGGAAGAGGAAGACATATGTCTAATGGAAGGATTAAAGCCAGTTGCCCAGCACATGTGTGCTGGCAAAGGATTGAAAGGTCTTCGAGCACAGCAGATGCAGATTGTAACCAGGCAGCTGGAGAACTGTGATG TGGAAATGGAAGACTTAACTATGCTACAAAAGCAGGAGAAGGTGCTGGAGCGCTGCAAGTACTGGCCTGCCTGTAAAAATGGAGATGAATGTTTGTACCATCACCCCACACTACCTTGCAA AGCTTTTCCTAACTGCAAATTTGCTGATAAATGTCTGTTCATCCATCCAAACTGTAAATATGATGCGAAGTGCACTAAGCCAGACTGTCCTTACACTCACGCCAGTCGACGAACCCCCCATCCATCTCCTAAACCAG CACCCGTGCCCACATTGTCCATACCCTCCAGTAGTCCACTGTGCAAGTTTTTTCCAGCTTGTAAGAAAATGGAGTGTCCATTTTACCACCCAAAA CATTGTAGGTTTAATACACAGTGTACAAGACCAGACTGCACTTTCTACCATCCCACTGTTGCTGTACCTCCACGCCACGCCTTGAAATGGACTCGAACTCAAGCCAG tGAATGA
- the ZC3H14 gene encoding zinc finger CCCH domain-containing protein 14 isoform X2, which translates to MEIGTEISRKIRGAIKGKLQELGAYVDEELPDYIMVMVANKKSQEQMTEDLSLFLGNNTVRFTVWLHGVLDKLRSVTTEPTSVKSSESNIFESNLPSSKSSSCVSDERRREDILPPLAVSSTRTERNDSRVSTSSQEQRNTASRQSCEDGSASRLTSTVKPLRELSPSEAVIDIKPEPDDLIDEDLNFVQENPLSRKKPIVTVTYSSSRPSAEIYRPPAVRGADGSVHVPRLSQQGSMQGSRQLDTQGCRSLETGQLCNPEAFGSLAEGHRPTSKLGADKVGSEEESSRKRRLPIVSSVVKVKKFCNDGEDEEEEEDYGLRTGSISSSVSVPAKPERRPSLPPSKQANKNLILKAISEAQESVTKTTNYSTGIEQKELSCRLQIDPVIEDALQVSQDYCDPESLVHSDTRSFILKKPRLSEEMALQNQQLGKKGTEAVRVHSGRLIQTRDQLAQPEKPASPKFIVTLDGVPSPPGYLSDQEEEDICLMEGLKPVAQHMCAGKGLKGLRAQQMQIVTRQLENCDVEMEDLTMLQKQEKVLERCKYWPACKNGDECLYHHPTLPCKAFPNCKFADKCLFIHPNCKYDAKCTKPDCPYTHASRRTPHPSPKPAPVPTLSIPSSSPLCKFFPACKKMECPFYHPKHCRFNTQCTRPDCTFYHPTVAVPPRHALKWTRTQASE; encoded by the exons ATGGAGATCGGCACCGAGATCAGCCGCAAGATCCGG gGTGCTATAAAAGGAAAgttgcaggagctgggggcttATGTTG ATGAAGAGCTCCCTGATTATATTATGGTTATGGTGGCCAATAAGAAGAGTCAAGAGCAGATGACAGAAgacctttcccttttccttggaaACAATACTGTCAGGTTTACTGTCTG GCTCCATGGTGTTTTGGATAAGCTGCGATCTGTGACTACTG AACCAACCAGCGTAAAATCTTCAGAATCGAATATCTTTGAGAGCAACCTGCCTTCCAGCAAAAGCAGTTCCTGTGTGAGTGATGAGAGGAGGCGAGAGGATATCTTGCCGCCTCTTGCTGTGTCAAGCACTCGGACTGAAAGAAATGACTCCAGAGTTTCAACCAGCtcacaggagcagaggaacaCTGCTTCCAG GCAGTCTTGTGAAGATGGTTCTGCATCCCGCTTAACGTCAACGGTCAAGCCTTTGAGGGAATTGTCACCTTCTGAAGCTGTAATTGACATTAAACCTGAACCAGATGATCTAATTGATGAAGACCTAAACTTTGTGCAGGAGAATCCTTTGTCTCGGAAGAAACCTATTGTGACTGTAACTTACAGTTCCTCTCGTCCCTCCGCCGAGATCTACCGGCCACCAGCTGTCAGGGGTGCAGATGGCAGCGTTCACGTGCCCAGATTGTCACAACAGGGCAGCATGCAGGGGAGCCGCCAGTTAGACACACAAGGCTGCAGGTCTTTGGAAACAGGCCAGCTGTGCAATCCAGAAGCATTTGGCAGCTTAGCAGAAGGTCACAGACCCACCTCCAAACTCGGTGCTGATAAAGTGGGCAGTGAG GAGGAAAGCTCCAGGAAGAGACGGCTGCCCATTGTAAGCTCGGTAGTCAAAGTGAAAAAGTTCTGTAATGATGGagaagatgaagaggaagaggaagactATGGATTGCGAACAGGAAGCATCTCCAGCAGTGTGTCTGTACCTGCAAAGCCAGAAAGAAG ACCTTCATTGCCGCCTTCAAAACAGGCCAATAAGAATTTAATACTGAAAGCAATCTCTGAAGCACAGGAATCAGTTACAAAAACAACCAATTATTCCACTG GAATTGAACAAAAGGAGCTCTCTTGTCGGCTTCAGATTGATCCTGTGATTGAAGATGCCTTGCAAGTGTCTCAGG ATTACTGTGACCCAGAGTCTCTGGTCCACTCAGATACTCGGTCGTTTATCCTGAAGAAGCCCAGGTTATCAGAGGAGATGGCGCTGCAGAATCAGCAACTGGGAAAGAAGGGTACAGAGGCAGTGCGAGTTCACTCAGGACGTCTAATACAGACACG AGACCAGCTTGCACAGCCAGAGAAACCTGCTAGTCCCAAGTTCATTGTGACACTGGATGGCGTGCCCAGTCCACCAGGATACCTCTCTGATCAGGAAGAGGAAGACATATGTCTAATGGAAGGATTAAAGCCAGTTGCCCAGCACATGTGTGCTGGCAAAGGATTGAAAGGTCTTCGAGCACAGCAGATGCAGATTGTAACCAGGCAGCTGGAGAACTGTGATG TGGAAATGGAAGACTTAACTATGCTACAAAAGCAGGAGAAGGTGCTGGAGCGCTGCAAGTACTGGCCTGCCTGTAAAAATGGAGATGAATGTTTGTACCATCACCCCACACTACCTTGCAA AGCTTTTCCTAACTGCAAATTTGCTGATAAATGTCTGTTCATCCATCCAAACTGTAAATATGATGCGAAGTGCACTAAGCCAGACTGTCCTTACACTCACGCCAGTCGACGAACCCCCCATCCATCTCCTAAACCAG CACCCGTGCCCACATTGTCCATACCCTCCAGTAGTCCACTGTGCAAGTTTTTTCCAGCTTGTAAGAAAATGGAGTGTCCATTTTACCACCCAAAA CATTGTAGGTTTAATACACAGTGTACAAGACCAGACTGCACTTTCTACCATCCCACTGTTGCTGTACCTCCACGCCACGCCTTGAAATGGACTCGAACTCAAGCCAG tGAATGA